The Callospermophilus lateralis isolate mCalLat2 chromosome 3, mCalLat2.hap1, whole genome shotgun sequence genome has a segment encoding these proteins:
- the Dbndd2 gene encoding dysbindin domain-containing protein 2 — MDPNPRAALERQQLRLRERQKFFEDILQPETEFVFPLSHLHLESQRPPIGSISSMEVNVDTLEQVELIDLGDQDGTDVFLPCEDPPPTPQTSGVDDHLEELSLPLPAPDRTTSRTSSLSSDSSTNLHSPNPSDGGADTPLAQSDEEEDGGDRGAEPGTCS, encoded by the exons ATGGACCCAAATCCTCGGGCAGCCCTGGAGCGGCAACAGCTCCGCCTTCGGGAGAGGCAGAAATTCTTCGAGGACATTTTACAGCCAGAGACAGAATTTGTCTTCCCTCTGTCCCACCTGCATCTTGAGTCACAGAGGC CCCCCATAGGTAGTATCTCATCCATGGAAGTGAATGTAGACACACTGGAGCAAGTAGAACTTATTGATCTCGGGGATCAGGATGGAACAGATGTGTTCTTGCCTTGTGAAGATCCTCCACCAACGCCCCAGACTTCTG GGGTGGATGACCATCTAGAGGAGCTGAGCCTGCCATTGCCGGCGCCAGATAGGACTACATCCCGGACCTCCTCCTTGTCTTCTGACTCTTCCACCAACCTGCATAGTCCAAATCCAAGTGATGGTGGAGCAGATACACCCTTGGCACAGTCTGATGAGGAGGAAGATGGGGGTGATAGAGGAGCAGAGCCTGGAACCTGTAGCTAG